The Microlunatus antarcticus genome window below encodes:
- the murI gene encoding glutamate racemase, translating to MTPPGTEAPIGIFDSGFGGLTVARAVIDLLPYEDIVYLGDTARCPYGDKPIAEVREYALECLDHLVEQGVKALVIACNAASAAVLRDARERYSVPVVEVISPAARRAAAATRNGRVGVICTEATATSQAYDDAFAAAPTIDVTTVACPRFVPFVEAGITGGPELLAAAEEYLALLGGAAGVDTLVLGCTHYPLLTGVISLVLGDQVTLVSSADEGAKAVYAELTRRGLTHGEPRASTHRFLTTGNPEAFERLGARLMNGLVSDVEQLF from the coding sequence GTGACGCCACCCGGGACCGAGGCTCCGATCGGCATCTTCGACTCGGGCTTCGGGGGGCTCACGGTGGCCCGGGCCGTCATCGACCTGCTGCCGTACGAGGACATCGTCTACCTCGGTGACACGGCCCGGTGCCCCTACGGGGACAAGCCGATCGCGGAGGTCCGCGAGTACGCGCTCGAGTGCCTCGACCACCTCGTCGAGCAGGGCGTCAAGGCGCTCGTGATCGCCTGCAACGCGGCCAGCGCCGCCGTGCTCCGGGACGCCCGCGAGCGCTACTCCGTGCCCGTCGTCGAGGTCATCTCGCCCGCGGCTCGGCGCGCCGCCGCCGCCACCCGGAACGGTCGCGTCGGGGTCATCTGCACCGAGGCCACGGCCACGTCGCAGGCCTACGACGACGCCTTCGCGGCGGCCCCGACGATCGACGTCACCACGGTCGCCTGCCCCCGCTTCGTGCCCTTCGTCGAGGCCGGCATCACCGGTGGTCCCGAGCTGCTCGCGGCGGCCGAGGAGTACCTGGCCCTGCTCGGCGGAGCGGCCGGCGTCGACACGCTCGTGCTCGGCTGCACGCACTACCCGCTGCTGACCGGGGTGATCTCCCTCGTCCTCGGCGACCAGGTCACGCTCGTCTCGAGCGCGGACGAGGGCGCCAAGGCCGTCTACGCCGAGCTGACGCGCCGCGGCCTGACGCACGGCGAGCCGCGGGCGAGCACCCACCGCTTCCTGACCACCGGCAACCCGGAGGCCTTCGAGCGCCTCGGGGCCCGGCTCATGAACGGCCTGGTCAGCGACGTCGAGCAGCTCTTCTGA
- a CDS encoding carotenoid oxygenase family protein, whose amino-acid sequence MDDFRFGLAGLDTEVADVDLEVRGTLPAWLRGTLVRNGPGRFSAQPGGRGEQAHHWFDGLAMLQRFHVREGRVSYANRYVRSPAWRAASETGAYAYAEVGTVPTRSWAERVRRLGRPPETGTNAVVNVLRIGGRHVAVTETPDAIPYDPLTLETLDPIGYADDLPGDWACAHPHHEADRGGAGRGALTGFTIEYGRRSTYHVYELADDSLERRLVASVPAGRPAYMHSFALTPRFVVLVEYPLVANALSLLAGRSLVDSFDWRPSLGTRFTVVERASGAVVCRSVAPAFFCYHQVNAFEDDGALLVDLPSTPGEQAMHQFDLDALRGPGPRTPAGELRRYRVPLDGGPVTYRLLSTTPLEFPRIAYESRLGRPYRYVFGVGTPGSLTTSFSDRLVKVDVEDGSSRTWAQPGCWPGEPVLVADPSGHEEDAGVVLSLVLDSRTRTSFLLVLDAATFREVARAKLPHAAPLGFHGQWYAG is encoded by the coding sequence ATGGACGACTTCCGGTTCGGCCTGGCGGGGCTCGACACCGAGGTGGCGGACGTCGACCTGGAGGTCCGCGGAACGCTCCCGGCCTGGCTGCGGGGCACCCTCGTCCGCAACGGCCCGGGCCGGTTCAGTGCCCAGCCGGGCGGACGCGGCGAGCAGGCGCACCACTGGTTCGACGGCCTGGCGATGCTCCAGCGGTTCCACGTCCGGGAGGGTCGCGTCAGCTACGCGAACCGCTACGTCCGGAGCCCGGCGTGGCGCGCAGCCTCCGAGACGGGGGCGTACGCGTACGCCGAGGTGGGCACGGTCCCCACCCGGTCGTGGGCCGAGCGGGTCCGCCGCTTGGGGCGGCCGCCCGAGACCGGGACGAACGCCGTCGTGAACGTGCTGCGGATCGGTGGTCGGCACGTCGCGGTCACCGAGACGCCGGACGCGATCCCGTACGACCCGCTCACGCTCGAGACGCTCGACCCGATCGGTTACGCCGACGACCTGCCGGGCGACTGGGCCTGCGCCCACCCGCACCACGAGGCGGACCGCGGCGGGGCGGGGCGCGGAGCGCTGACCGGCTTCACGATCGAGTACGGGCGCCGCAGCACCTACCACGTGTACGAGCTCGCCGACGACAGCCTGGAGCGCCGGCTGGTGGCGAGCGTGCCGGCGGGGCGGCCGGCGTACATGCACTCGTTCGCGCTGACGCCGAGGTTCGTCGTGCTCGTGGAGTACCCGCTCGTCGCGAACGCGCTCTCGCTCCTGGCCGGGCGCTCCCTCGTCGACAGCTTCGACTGGCGCCCGTCGCTCGGCACGCGCTTCACCGTGGTCGAGCGGGCCAGCGGCGCGGTCGTGTGCCGCAGCGTCGCCCCGGCCTTCTTCTGCTACCACCAGGTCAACGCGTTCGAGGACGACGGGGCGCTGCTCGTCGACCTGCCGTCGACGCCCGGCGAGCAGGCGATGCACCAGTTCGACCTCGACGCCCTGCGCGGTCCCGGTCCGCGCACGCCGGCCGGGGAGCTGCGCCGCTACCGCGTGCCGCTCGACGGCGGGCCGGTGACCTACCGGCTGCTGAGCACGACGCCGCTCGAGTTCCCGCGGATCGCCTACGAGTCCCGGCTCGGCCGGCCCTACCGCTACGTCTTCGGCGTCGGGACGCCGGGGAGCCTGACGACCTCGTTCTCGGACCGGCTGGTCAAGGTCGACGTCGAGGACGGCAGCAGCCGGACGTGGGCGCAGCCGGGCTGCTGGCCGGGCGAGCCGGTCCTCGTCGCCGACCCGTCCGGGCACGAGGAGGACGCGGGCGTCGTGCTCTCCCTCGTCCTCGACTCCCGGACGCGTACGTCGTTCCTGCTCGTCCTCGACGCGGCCACGTTCCGCGAGGTCGCCCGGGCCAAGCTCCCGCACGCGGCACCGCTGGGGTTCCACGGGCAGTGGTACGCGGGCTGA
- a CDS encoding VOC family protein yields MSQSSVEPVVPSGIHHLRLTVTDIARSKAFYTTLLGREPVIDFSDEFGQPGVSEDRTKFYGGVVFSFGDQVLGLRPVAEPGDRFASTRVGLDHLGLLVDTRAELDQAAERLKEDGVTHGEIQDIGSMVILSLQDPDDINLELCCPQG; encoded by the coding sequence ATGAGCCAGTCATCCGTCGAACCCGTCGTCCCCAGCGGCATCCACCACCTGCGCCTGACCGTCACCGACATCGCCCGGTCGAAGGCGTTCTACACCACCCTCCTCGGGCGCGAGCCGGTGATCGACTTCTCCGACGAGTTCGGTCAGCCGGGCGTGAGCGAGGACCGCACGAAGTTCTACGGCGGCGTCGTCTTCTCCTTCGGCGACCAGGTGCTGGGGCTGCGCCCGGTGGCCGAGCCCGGCGACCGCTTCGCCTCGACCCGCGTCGGTCTGGACCACCTCGGCCTGCTCGTGGACACCCGCGCCGAGCTCGACCAGGCCGCCGAGCGGCTGAAGGAAGACGGGGTCACGCACGGCGAGATCCAGGACATCGGGTCGATGGTCATCCTGTCGCTCCAGGACCCCGACGACATCAACCTCGAGCTCTGCTGCCCCCAGGGCTGA
- a CDS encoding Rossmann-fold NAD(P)-binding domain-containing protein: protein MRILVLGGTAWLSREVVRRALAGGNAVTCLARGTSGSPPSGATWVEADRTSPAAYEAVACTSWDLVVDVARQPGHVRGAVGALAGRAAHWVFVSSGNVYADHRTVGADESATLLPPLAGDVMTDMTVYGEAKVACERLVLDALGTDRALVARVGLIGGPGDEFDRTGYWPARFADPSGSDGSVLVPDEPDLPTSVVDVRDLAAWLLDAGARRLTGTYDVVGPSLGLAEHLDVARRVAGHTGPVRAASPAWLLEQGVEPWMGPRSLPLWLADPDWRGFNARDGARARAAGLVTRPLTETLADTLAWERTRPPDRVRRAGLTADEERALLAALEATGG from the coding sequence GTGCGGATCCTGGTGCTGGGCGGGACGGCGTGGTTGAGCCGTGAGGTGGTCCGGCGGGCTCTGGCGGGCGGGAACGCGGTGACGTGCCTCGCCCGGGGCACCTCCGGCTCTCCGCCTTCGGGCGCCACATGGGTCGAGGCCGACCGGACCTCGCCCGCCGCGTACGAGGCCGTCGCATGCACGTCCTGGGACCTCGTCGTCGACGTCGCGCGCCAGCCGGGGCACGTGCGCGGGGCGGTCGGGGCGCTCGCCGGGCGCGCGGCGCACTGGGTGTTCGTGTCGTCCGGGAACGTCTACGCCGACCACCGCACGGTCGGCGCGGACGAGTCGGCGACGCTGCTGCCGCCGCTCGCGGGGGACGTCATGACGGACATGACCGTCTACGGCGAGGCCAAGGTCGCGTGCGAACGTCTCGTGCTCGACGCCCTCGGTACGGACCGTGCGCTGGTGGCGCGGGTCGGGCTGATCGGCGGTCCGGGCGACGAGTTCGACCGCACGGGGTACTGGCCGGCGCGGTTCGCGGACCCGTCCGGCAGCGACGGGTCGGTGCTGGTGCCGGACGAGCCGGACCTGCCCACGTCGGTCGTCGACGTCCGCGACCTCGCTGCGTGGCTGCTCGACGCGGGCGCTCGGCGGCTCACCGGGACGTACGACGTGGTCGGGCCCAGCCTGGGTCTGGCCGAGCACCTGGACGTCGCGCGGCGGGTGGCCGGGCACACCGGCCCGGTCCGGGCGGCGTCGCCGGCCTGGCTGCTGGAGCAGGGGGTCGAGCCGTGGATGGGGCCACGGTCGCTGCCGCTGTGGCTCGCCGACCCCGACTGGCGCGGGTTCAACGCCCGCGACGGCGCCCGGGCCCGCGCCGCGGGGCTGGTGACGCGGCCGCTGACGGAGACGCTGGCCGACACCCTCGCGTGGGAGCGGACGCGACCGCCGGACCGCGTCCGACGGGCCGGGCTGACCGCCGACGAGGAACGGGCGCTGCTGGCCGCGCTGGAGGCCACCGGCGGCTGA
- a CDS encoding M67 family metallopeptidase, with protein MLRIGQALVDGMVAHARADHPDEACGVIGGPEGSDTPVRLIPMINADRSPTFFRFDPSEQLAVAKQMWDDDEEIVVVYHSHTATEAYPSRTDVAYAAEPQAHYVLVSTAESGREPGPVSVRSFRILDGVVTEEEIELVADVADVLDPE; from the coding sequence GTGCTGCGCATCGGTCAGGCCCTCGTGGACGGGATGGTCGCCCACGCCCGTGCCGACCACCCCGACGAGGCGTGCGGGGTGATCGGGGGACCCGAGGGCTCCGACACCCCGGTCCGGCTGATCCCGATGATCAACGCGGACCGCTCGCCGACCTTCTTCCGCTTCGACCCGAGCGAGCAGCTCGCGGTGGCGAAGCAGATGTGGGACGACGACGAGGAGATCGTCGTCGTCTACCACTCGCACACCGCGACCGAGGCCTACCCGTCGCGGACCGACGTCGCGTACGCGGCCGAGCCGCAGGCGCACTACGTCCTGGTCTCGACCGCCGAGTCGGGGAGGGAGCCCGGGCCCGTGTCGGTCCGGTCGTTCCGGATCCTCGACGGCGTGGTCACCGAGGAGGAGATCGAGCTCGTCGCCGACGTCGCGGACGTGCTCGACCCGGAATAG
- a CDS encoding PLP-dependent cysteine synthase family protein yields MTRYASLEDSVGNTPLVGLPSLSPSEDVRLWAKLEDRNPTGSIKDRAALAMIRAAEADGRLRPGATILEPTSGNTGISLAMAAKVRGYRMVCVMPENTSVERKQILAMWGAEIVSSPAAGGSNEAVRVAKEVAADHSDWVMLYQYGNPANAEAHYRTTGPEILADLPTVTHVVAGLGTTGTLMGIGRFFREQKPGVQIIAAEPRYGELVYGLRNLDEGFVPELYDATMIDRRFSVGARDSVRRVRELLEREGIFAGLSTGAIVHAALAQAAAAVKAGQSADIALIICDAGWKYLSTGAYNTDLDSTEDYLDTQVWA; encoded by the coding sequence CTGACGCGCTACGCCTCCCTCGAGGACTCCGTCGGGAACACCCCGCTCGTCGGGCTGCCCTCGCTCTCGCCGAGCGAGGACGTCCGGCTCTGGGCCAAGCTCGAGGACCGCAACCCCACCGGGTCGATCAAGGACCGTGCGGCGCTGGCGATGATCCGCGCGGCCGAGGCCGACGGCCGCCTGCGTCCCGGGGCGACGATCCTCGAGCCGACCAGCGGGAACACCGGGATCTCGCTGGCCATGGCGGCCAAGGTCCGCGGCTACCGGATGGTCTGCGTGATGCCGGAGAACACGTCCGTCGAGCGCAAGCAGATCCTGGCGATGTGGGGCGCGGAGATCGTGTCCTCCCCGGCCGCCGGCGGCTCGAACGAGGCGGTCCGCGTGGCCAAGGAGGTCGCCGCGGACCACTCGGACTGGGTGATGCTCTACCAGTACGGCAACCCCGCGAACGCCGAGGCGCACTACCGCACCACCGGCCCCGAGATCCTCGCCGACCTGCCGACCGTGACGCACGTCGTCGCCGGTCTCGGCACGACCGGCACGCTGATGGGTATCGGCCGGTTCTTCCGCGAGCAGAAGCCGGGCGTGCAGATCATCGCCGCCGAGCCCCGCTACGGCGAGCTCGTCTACGGCCTGCGCAACCTCGACGAGGGCTTCGTGCCCGAGCTGTACGACGCGACGATGATCGACCGCCGCTTCTCTGTGGGCGCCCGCGACTCCGTACGCCGCGTCCGCGAGCTGCTGGAGCGCGAGGGCATCTTCGCCGGCCTCTCCACCGGGGCGATCGTGCACGCTGCACTCGCTCAGGCCGCCGCGGCGGTCAAGGCGGGGCAGAGCGCGGACATCGCGCTGATCATCTGCGACGCGGGCTGGAAGTACCTCTCGACCGGCGCGTACAACACCGACCTCGACTCGACCGAGGACTACCTGGACACCCAGGTCTGGGCCTAG
- a CDS encoding MBL fold metallo-hydrolase — MTVWICRTCAVEQPDTVAPPGSCAVCSDDRQYVRPDGQRWTSMVELVAEGHRGSVAEVEPGLHGITVSPGVGIGQRSLLVRTPAGNLLWDPTGYVDDALEAAVRELGGVAAVASSHPHMFGAQVEWGRRFDAPVLVQDADRSWVQREDPCIQGWGESVEVLPGVTLHRIGGHFPGSAVAHLVGADGCNVLLTGDTVAGTPDEHWVSFMRSFPNQLPLSAAVVGRVADRVLALDFDRLHDNFGGRVLADAHTWVERSAERYIGWVRGDFDHLTEP; from the coding sequence ATGACCGTCTGGATCTGCCGGACCTGTGCCGTCGAGCAGCCCGACACCGTCGCCCCACCCGGGTCCTGCGCCGTCTGCAGCGACGACCGGCAGTACGTCCGTCCGGACGGCCAGCGCTGGACGTCGATGGTCGAGCTGGTGGCGGAGGGCCATCGCGGGTCGGTCGCCGAGGTCGAGCCGGGTCTGCACGGGATCACGGTCTCCCCCGGCGTCGGGATCGGGCAGCGGTCGCTCCTCGTCCGGACGCCCGCCGGGAACCTGCTGTGGGACCCGACGGGCTACGTCGACGACGCCCTCGAGGCGGCCGTCCGGGAGCTCGGCGGGGTCGCGGCGGTCGCGTCGAGCCACCCGCACATGTTCGGGGCGCAGGTCGAGTGGGGCCGGCGCTTCGACGCGCCCGTGCTGGTGCAGGACGCGGACCGGTCGTGGGTCCAGCGGGAGGACCCGTGCATCCAGGGCTGGGGCGAGTCGGTCGAGGTGCTGCCGGGCGTCACCCTGCACCGGATCGGCGGGCACTTCCCGGGCAGCGCCGTCGCGCACCTCGTCGGCGCGGACGGGTGCAACGTGCTCCTGACCGGCGACACGGTCGCCGGGACACCCGACGAGCACTGGGTCTCGTTCATGCGCAGCTTTCCCAACCAGCTTCCGCTGTCCGCCGCCGTGGTGGGCCGGGTCGCCGACCGCGTCCTCGCGCTCGACTTCGACCGGCTCCACGACAACTTCGGCGGGCGGGTCCTGGCCGACGCGCACACCTGGGTGGAACGTTCCGCGGAGCGCTACATCGGCTGGGTCCGCGGCGACTTCGACCACCTGACGGAGCCCTGA
- a CDS encoding MBL fold metallo-hydrolase gives MRLTVVGCSGSTSGPASPASCYLVQAPYEGRTFSLVLDLGPGSFGALQRYVDPRTIDAYTLSHLHPDHCLDLCGAYVAGRYSATAPWPRPPVYAPAGAGERLARAYEVAPREDRPAEPGTSIAEWFDYRTWAPEQTVGPFRVATARVDHPVDAYAVRLTETISGGGSLVFSGDTGPCDALVDLARGEDGDGVDLLLVEAAFLTGPDLQSGVHLTGAQAADAGRRAGVGEVLLTHVPPWHEPRQVLTEARPHFPGPVSLAVTGGVWDVGP, from the coding sequence ATGCGCCTCACGGTCGTCGGCTGCAGCGGGTCCACCTCGGGCCCCGCCTCGCCCGCCTCCTGCTACCTCGTCCAGGCCCCGTACGAGGGCCGCACCTTCAGCCTCGTGCTCGACCTCGGGCCCGGGTCGTTCGGCGCGCTCCAGCGCTACGTCGACCCGCGCACGATCGACGCCTACACGCTCAGCCACCTGCACCCCGACCACTGCCTCGACCTGTGCGGCGCGTACGTCGCCGGCCGGTACTCCGCCACCGCGCCCTGGCCGCGCCCGCCCGTCTACGCGCCCGCCGGGGCGGGGGAGCGGCTGGCCCGCGCGTACGAGGTCGCCCCGCGCGAGGACCGTCCGGCCGAGCCCGGGACGTCGATCGCGGAGTGGTTCGACTACCGCACCTGGGCCCCGGAGCAGACCGTCGGTCCCTTCCGCGTGGCCACCGCCCGGGTCGACCACCCCGTCGACGCGTACGCGGTCCGCCTCACCGAGACGATCAGCGGCGGGGGGTCGCTGGTCTTCTCCGGCGACACGGGCCCGTGCGACGCCCTCGTCGACCTCGCCCGCGGCGAGGACGGGGACGGGGTCGACCTGCTCCTCGTCGAGGCGGCGTTCCTGACCGGCCCCGACCTGCAGTCCGGGGTCCACCTGACCGGCGCGCAGGCGGCCGACGCCGGGCGACGGGCCGGCGTCGGGGAGGTGCTCCTGACGCACGTCCCGCCGTGGCACGAGCCCCGTCAGGTGCTGACGGAGGCGCGGCCCCACTTCCCGGGCCCGGTCTCGCTCGCCGTCACCGGCGGGGTCTGGGACGTCGGTCCCTGA
- a CDS encoding MoaD/ThiS family protein produces the protein MAVEVRIPTILRNYTGGEKAVSGQGTTLAEVIDDVEGRHPGLKSRIVDAGDTSTSLRRFVNVYVNDEDVRFSGGLSSPVADGDVVVVLPAVAGGSR, from the coding sequence ATGGCGGTAGAGGTGCGGATCCCGACGATCCTGCGGAACTACACGGGCGGCGAGAAGGCCGTCTCCGGGCAGGGGACCACCCTCGCGGAGGTCATCGACGACGTCGAGGGCCGCCACCCCGGGCTCAAGAGCCGCATCGTGGACGCGGGTGACACCTCGACCAGCCTGCGTCGCTTCGTGAACGTCTACGTCAACGACGAGGACGTCCGCTTCAGCGGCGGGCTCAGCTCGCCGGTCGCCGACGGCGACGTCGTCGTCGTCCTCCCCGCCGTCGCCGGGGGCTCGCGCTGA
- a CDS encoding LLM class flavin-dependent oxidoreductase, translating into MPAEPVEPTRDRPLRRLGFLTIGLFDAADPGPGHTVTLEMIELGERLGFDSAWLRDRHLQHGISSPVAVLAAASQRTSRIDLGTAVIPLAWENPLRLAEDLATVDVLSGGRLNPGVSVGPPMAWDDVRDSLYPDTADVEDFGYGRVERLLAFVSGAQASTFSGTRGIEVFSDRVQPQLAGLRERLWYGGASLRSATWAGEHAMNLLTSSVLKWEGGEDEPEGGYDFAALQLAQIRAFRAAHPAGDDARVSQGLVVLPTDSATPAQREKYEAYAASRLERTRTPQGPAKMLFAPDLVGTSEELATQLRADVAFREVDEVAFALPFTFEPEDYVQILTDMATHLGPLLGWRPAA; encoded by the coding sequence ATGCCTGCCGAGCCTGTCGAGCCGACCCGGGACCGACCGCTGCGGCGGCTCGGCTTCCTCACCATCGGGCTCTTCGACGCCGCCGACCCCGGCCCCGGCCACACGGTGACGCTGGAGATGATCGAGCTCGGCGAGCGGCTCGGGTTCGACAGCGCGTGGCTGCGCGACCGGCACCTGCAGCACGGGATCTCCTCGCCCGTCGCCGTGCTCGCCGCCGCTTCCCAGCGCACCTCCCGGATCGACCTGGGCACAGCCGTCATCCCGTTGGCCTGGGAGAACCCGCTCCGCCTCGCCGAGGACCTCGCGACCGTCGACGTGCTGTCCGGCGGGCGGCTCAACCCGGGCGTCAGCGTCGGCCCGCCGATGGCGTGGGACGACGTCCGCGACTCCCTCTACCCGGACACGGCCGACGTCGAGGACTTCGGCTACGGCCGCGTCGAGCGGCTGCTGGCCTTCGTGTCGGGGGCGCAGGCGAGCACGTTCTCGGGGACGCGGGGCATCGAGGTGTTCTCCGACCGGGTGCAGCCGCAGTTGGCCGGGCTGCGCGAGCGCCTCTGGTACGGCGGCGCCAGCCTGCGCTCGGCCACCTGGGCGGGCGAGCACGCGATGAACCTGCTGACCAGCAGCGTGCTCAAGTGGGAGGGCGGGGAGGACGAGCCGGAGGGCGGCTACGACTTCGCCGCGCTCCAGCTCGCGCAGATCCGGGCCTTCCGCGCGGCCCACCCCGCGGGGGACGACGCCCGGGTCTCCCAGGGCCTCGTGGTCCTGCCCACGGACTCGGCGACCCCCGCGCAGCGCGAGAAGTACGAGGCGTACGCGGCCTCGCGGCTCGAGCGGACCCGGACGCCGCAGGGCCCGGCGAAGATGCTCTTCGCCCCCGACCTGGTGGGGACGTCGGAGGAGCTCGCGACCCAGCTCCGGGCCGACGTCGCGTTCCGCGAGGTGGACGAGGTCGCGTTCGCGCTGCCGTTCACCTTCGAGCCCGAGGACTACGTCCAGATCCTCACCGACATGGCCACGCATCTGGGACCGCTGCTCGGCTGGCGCCCCGCCGCCTAG